The Streptomyces sp. NBC_00775 genome includes the window GAGCTGGTGGCGGCGCGGCACTCACGGCTGGGGGCCGTCGACCGGCGGCACCGATGGCCGGGGACTGTCGGCCGGCAGCGCTCACTGCCGGGGGCTGTTGACTGACGGCCCGTCATGAGACCGTACGCGGATGATGTCGCCGTACGGGATCGAGGGCAGGGCCGCCATCGTCACCGGGGCCTCGCGCGGGATCGGTCTCGCCGTCGCCCAGGCGCTCGCGGACGCGGGAGCGCGGGTGTGCGTGACCGCCCGGGACCCGGACGGGGTGGCCCGGGCCGCCGAGCGGGTCGGGGGCATCGGGCTCGCCGGCTCGGTCGCCGACCCCGCACATCTGTGGGAGCTGACCGAGCTCGCGCTGCGGGAGTTCGGGCGCATCGACGTCGTGGTGAACAACGCGGCGACCAATCAGCCGTACGGCCCCCTCATGGACGCCGAACCGGACCGCTGGCGCGAGGCGTTCACGGTCAACGTCGAGGCACCGCTGCGGCTGGTGCAGTACGTCTGGCGGGCCTGGATGGGCGAGCACGGCGGGGCGGTCGTCAACATCTGCACGGAGGGCGCCGGGCATGTCGGCCCCCACGTGGGCGCGTACGGCACCAGCAAGGCCGCCCTGCTGCATCTGACCCAGCA containing:
- a CDS encoding SDR family oxidoreductase is translated as MMSPYGIEGRAAIVTGASRGIGLAVAQALADAGARVCVTARDPDGVARAAERVGGIGLAGSVADPAHLWELTELALREFGRIDVVVNNAATNQPYGPLMDAEPDRWREAFTVNVEAPLRLVQYVWRAWMGEHGGAVVNICTEGAGHVGPHVGAYGTSKAALLHLTQQLAGELAPKVRVNSVSPGLVRTEMARFVWEDGEDELGAGLPLGRIGRPEDIARAVLWLASDAAEWITGADLLVDGGTRVRAAYTAATGPTVQERLRTRTPGVQGPADSAGQRP